Within uncultured Methanobrevibacter sp., the genomic segment TCGGCCTTTCTTACCGCCTCAAAGTTCAATGGTCTTGATATGGGATTTCCTTCACTGTCAAAGAGATTCAATGTTAAGATATAATCGTGAATGAACCTGTTGAGGTTCTCCTCTACGACATCCAAAACCCTCTGCTTGTTTTCAGAGTCAAGATCATCAATCAAAACCAGCTCATCACCATCCAAGCCAAACAGTGACGGCATGACTGAGTTCACCTGGAGATTGTCAGCAAGAAGGTATATGTCCTCATTTGTTATTTTGGGATTGTGGCCCAGAAATGTGAAATCGAACTCGTAGTCCACCTGCAGAAACTCCTCGATTGCTACAAAATAATCCTGATAGATATAGTCAAAAAGTATTTTATGTACACTTTCAATATCCATTAAAGATACTTCAAGAGAGACATCATTAAAAACATCGATAGTGAAAACAAGTTCCTTTTGCACTTGCCTGCAAAACAAATCAAGGATTGCCTTGGCTGTAGCCATGGCCAGATTGTATTTTTTAAGTACAATCAGCTTTTCCATAAGACTGCACAAGCCATATAAATCCTTAAATTTAGTCTTCAAAAAAGTAAAAACACTACTGTCTCTCATTATAATCATTAAAACGTTTGGTTATAAAAACACTGTCGATTCTTTCCGGCTGAACTAGACCGGCAGAAATATCATTCTTTATTGATGAAACGATCGCTTCACCATCACTTTTGGACAATCCCTTAATTTCTATCAGTTTGGAAAAGGAATCCCCACTGTCCTCAACAAACTTGTTCAGGTTACGACGGCATTGGGCCTTTTTATCCTCACTTTTTAACATGCATTGACGTCTGAACTCATTTTGAATGCCATTCTTGAACTCCCTGGCCTCAATAATCTCACCATGAATATTGAAGACCACCTCAACAATATCCCTGTCACGTAAAATAGGATATTTGTTTTTAATGTTTTTTATGATTAGCGTATCGTAGTCCCTTCCGACGATGTTGTTCAGCTCATTGATGTATGAAATCTGCTTGACGGCATTGGAAAAGTAATACTCCAGGTAACGCTTGATTTCAAAATCTGTGATGTTTTCTGAGTAAATCTTGGATTCGACCCTGTCATAAATCAGATGGATTTCTTCAGACGATAGACTGTATTTTTTAAGATATTTCACGTAAAAGTCATTGTCCTCCTTTAACAGATCAGACAGGAATGCAATTTTATCCTCCTTTTCCAGCTCAACAACCTTGGATTTGAAGTAATCCTCCAAAGTCAGAACCATATTCTCTGTAATGACTCTATTTGAATTGATATCCTCCTTGAGCTGGTCAATAATATCTTCACATTCATTTAAGGACAGGTCATAGGAATAAAGCAAATAATTAAAAAAAGGAGTGTTGTAGTCTCCAATAAGTTCATCCAGCCTATCTATCATAACATCATTAATCATATTTGTTAATATTTTGTTTAAAATTAAATAAATAATTATCTTTTAATATATTATTACCGTTTAACCGAGGAAAAAATAAACAAAGGAGATTTAAAGGTGAAACAAATGATTATGCATTAAAAAACCCCGGTTAAACGGCTGTCAGCATGATTACTTAAACATCTTGTCCAGATTCGAATACTCCGGATTTCTTTCAAGTGTGGACAAGTTAATTATAGCATAATTTTCGTTTTTAGATTCGGTAAGTGAAACTTCAGTATCCAACAGGTTCGCCTCAAGCTCCATCCATGGAAACTTATTCAAACGAACAAGTTCCCTCAACTCTTCAATAGTATCGCCGCTCAGTACCACCTGCCTTCCATGAACGGCAAACAGATAAATGAAACCGTTATCCCTTTTGAAAACATTCAGAAAGTTTGTTTTTAGATTCACATTGCATTCCTCATCGATTCTGGAACCGCACCTGTTGCAGTATGTGAAATTCTCATTCAATTTTTTAAAGCAATTCGGACAGATATTCATAGTTAACCTCCATTAATCACAAAGTCAAGTTCAAAAAAAGATAAATTCAAAGAATTTATCTTCTCATCAGTTCATCGGCAAGGATATCGTCAAAAACATACCATATCCTGTTTTCAGACAAGACCAATTCCTCAAGCTCAACAATCGAATCGGCCTCGATTACATAGCCAAACTCTTCATAGCAGTACCTGTTTTCAACAACATGGACCCTGAAAAGTCCGGTGCCGTTTTCAAGATAATTAACCTTCAACTCCAATTTCAGAAGCTCTTCAAAAAACTGAAAAACCTCCTTCAGCTCATGATTTGCGATCTTGGACAAGTCCAAAACCCCATAATCTATTTCACACAATGTGTCAACATTCAAAAATTCAACTACCTCTTGTGAATATCTAAACCAATCAAACCTCATGAAACCTCTCTAAATCAATACCATCCACAACATGCACAAATCAATCAGAAACATTAGATATGAGCTTCTATTGTTATCCCTCCTAATCAACAATATGTAAAGCAAGACTGCAGCCAAAACCAATATCAGAATCAACTGCACAACAGATACAGGACCGTCAATCATACAACATCGCCTCCATTATCTCAATTACTCTTTTGTTTAAAGGATTTTCAAGTGAAATGAAATCCTCATTTGCCCTGTCAGACCCAAACTCGGCAAAATAAGGAGTATGTCCACAGCCTCCTTCAATGGTGGCGCCGAAAGTTACCTCCATACCTTTAACCTTCGCGCCAAAGTCAGCAAATTCAAAGACAAGTACATTATCCATGTCTTTTGTCCTAAACTCTTCCTTGGATTCGCCATATTCAAGTTCAAATACAGCTTCACCATCTATTTCACTAGCCGTCGCATATACCAGACGAATGTATATTCCATCATTTTCAGCCTTGCGGGCTAAAAATTCATAGAATTCATCGTTCATTTCATCGAATGTGTATTTCTCATCAGCCTTGCCAGCATATGTTGGCATATAATCAGCAGATGTCAATTCATCTACATAGAAATGAAACTCATCACTTCCACATACAGAGCGTTCAACAGTCTTTTTAATATCTAACCTAATATTTCTTTTAATTTCCATTATTTTTCCTCTAAATGATGATAGTTTAAATGTCTATATGGTACACGTTATGGTAAAAATTGCTCAAATAGAAAAGGGGATTGCCTGTTGCTGCCCAACTCCAAATAATGACCATAACGGCGTGGATTACTATTACTAACAGTACCATGAACATTAGAACACTAAAAAACTCCAAATAGTATTCAATCAGTTCCATAGGGTAGCCTCCATAATGCTAACCTGTCGTACAAACGCCTTTTTGATTGGTGGCTGTTTAAAAGAACACTACGCTCCAAGCAGTAGTTAATTTCACATGTGGTGTCATTTTTTATCACATCCCTTGTTAAAAAAAGTTCGTATAGAGTCAGTTACAATGATGGTTTTATCATAATTTTATGTGCAAAGTAATATTACTGTGAGGTTATATATAAAGGTTTTGGAAAATCAGCATTCTGACTGCAATATTGTCATGGATGTGGAAAAATTTTGTGGTTAAAAAAAATTACAGGTTGAATGGTGGTGATTTTTTAAGGGCGTCAACTTGTTGAAGACCAATTTGAGATTCTTTTTGAACAAAAGTTAATCTATTTTGGAAAAATTCGGAATCAGTATTTTCCCAGTCATAATCTGAAAGATTTCTAAGTTGTCTTAACTTATCCAATGTTTTACCAAGAGAGTGCTCAGTAGGGTCATCTGAATATTTTAATCTGTCACAAATTCTCCTGTGAACATCACTACCCCATGCAAAACTTGTTTCTCCAAGAATTAAAATCAAATAAAGTCTGAGACTGCCAAATAACGAATAATAATATCTGCTTATAGCAGACCTATTGAATTCTTCACCATCCATTAGTGCCAAATGGTCTGCAACGATACTGACTTTTGCAAAATCAAACATTTAGAATCCCCGGCATAATTAATATTTCTCGAAGAGCGTTGAGCTTTCTTTCCAAATTCCAAATCTTCAACTCAAAAGCTCTTATTTCATCACCAATACCGTTGTTAAACCGTTCTTTACTGACGCTAATCCTCAAAATAATGAATCTATCATCCATTTCAGGTTCAAAATTCATTTGAAGGGAAAATTCTGCACCTCGAAAAGTGTCTTCAAGACAAGGTTTAATCTTATCCAAAAGAACAAAGATATTCTCATTCTTTTTGATTTGTTTCCTAATCTCATTAGGAGAATTGATATCGTAATACTCTCCAAGTTTGTCAAACTTTTCATCAAAATTTTTCTCTTCGTTCATAATATCAACCTGTTGAGATAGAATTTCCCAACATGACTTATTATGAACTCCATAATATATAAAACTTTCTTAAAATTACCAAAATAAGATTTCAAGTCCAAAACAAAATTGTTTTCAACTTATAAAAAAATAATATGGGAGAATCTATAATTCTCCGTTTTTACGTCTTTCTTCTAAAAGTTCAAGACCTAAATCGCCTAATTTGTATTTTTGGATTTTTCCACTGGTTGTAAGTGGGAACTCATCAACAAAGAATACGTATTTAGGCACCTTATATCTTGCAATGGATCCTATACAGAAGTCACGGATGTCAGCTTCGGTTACATCATCAAATCCTTCCTCCTTGATGATGAATGCCCCTACGATTTCACCGTATTTCTCGTCAGGAATACCTGCAACCTGCACATCCTGTACACAATCGTGAGTAAATAGGAATTCCTCAATTTCACGTGGATAGATGTTTTCTCCACCACGGATAATCATATCCTTGATACGGCCCACAATGGAATAGTATCCGTCCTCATCCACTGTTGCAAGGTCTCCTGAATGTAGCCATCCGTCAGGCTCGATTGTCTCAGCGGTCTTTTCAGGCATGTTATAATATCCTTTCATGACGTTGAAACCTCTGCACATTATCTCACCCTTCTCACCAGGACCTAACTCCTCACCGGTTTCAGGATCAACGATTTTAACTTCAATATTTGGGAACTTACGTCCGACAGTGTTGATTTTTTTCTCGAATGAGTCCTTTGCGTTAGTTTGTGTGAAACCAGGTGCCGCTTCAGTAAGTCCGTATACACTGGTGATTCCTTTCATGTTCATTTTCTCAATCGCATCCTTCATGGTCTCGACAGGACAGGTGGAACCCGCCATGATTCCTGTACGAAGGGAGCTCATGTCAAACATGTCAAACATCGGATGGTTCATCATACCGATAAACATTGTCGGCACACCGTAGATTGAGGTACATTTTTCCTTTTGGATTGAGGATATTGCTAAAAGAGGATCGTATTCCTCTAAAACAACCATGGTTGACCCGTGAGTGATTACTGCCATAACACCAAGTACTGTACCGAAACAATGGAATAAAGGTACCTGGAGAAGTAACCTGTCCTCAGGAGTGTAATACATATTTTCTCCAATGTAGTAACCGTCATTTACGATATTACGGCTAGTGAGCATGACCCCTTTAGGGAATCCTTCGGTTCCTGATGTGTACTGCATGTTGATTACGTCATACTGTGTTACGGAGTCCTTGATTTTCTGGTACTCCTCATCATCGTAGTTCATACCTAAAAGCAATAGCTCATTGGTGTTGAACATTCCCCTGTGCTTTTCCTGGCCTACATGGAAAATGAACTTCAGATGTGGGAATTTTTCAGCAACAAGATGGCCTCTTGCACAACTTTTAAGTTCAGGAACAAGTTCATTGATAATATCAAAATAGCTTGTATCCCTGAATCCGTCAGTCATGGCCAGCGCCTTCATGTCTGACTGTTTAAGCACATATTCCAGTTCATGTGACTGGTATGCGGTGTTGACTGTAACTATTGTTGCACCGATTTTTGCTGTTGCAAACATGTATGTTAACCATTCAGGAACATTTTTTGCCCATATACCTACATGGTCACCCTTTTCAATTCCGATAGCCAGCATTCCTTTTGCTAGATTGTCAACTCTTTCATCAAATTCTTTATATGTAAATCTTAAGTTTCTGTCTGGATAAACGATAAATTCATGATCAGGCTGTTTTTCAACCATTGATTCAAAAAATTTACCTAATGATAATTCTGTAAATAATTCGCTCATATTTTCACCTCAATTTCTTAATAAAATAACTAACCAAAATACAAATCATTAATGCAATTCCAATTGCAATGTTTTCAAGTGCAAATCCAAAGAGGCTGTGAAATATCTGTCAATTTTTGGCTTGAAAGTTATTTTATTCATTTCAATCTCCCCTTAGTATGGTGTGTATAATACAGCGAGTATTTTAGCCTTTTTCTCACCGCTTGCGTGAAGATGGTGCGGTACTACAGAGTCGTAAAAGATTGTGTCGCCTTCACCGATTGTAAAGGTGTCCTTTCCATAGATTAATTCTACTTCACCTTCAAGTACGTAAATGAACTCTTCACCTTCGTGTGAGGACAGTTCCTTTTCCCCTTCCTCATAATCGATGTCAATCATGAACGGGTCAATGTTTCTGTCTATCTTACCTGCTCCTAATGAGTGGAACTCAAGGTTTGTTGCGTTTGTAACATCTTCCCTTCCTGAGAAGTACAGTGAGTTTTCGGTTTTGCCTCCACGGGTAACAACAGGACCAAGTTCAGGAGTGTCATCAAGGAATGTTCCTAAACGTACACCTAATGCCCTGGCCATTTTGGTTAATGGTGTGAGTGACGGAATGACTTCTCCGTTTTCCATAGCCTGTAAAACTTCAAGTTTTACTCCACTTCTTTCAGCAAGTTCTTCTATAGACATGTCTTGTCTAGCTCTAATATCTTTAATTTTTTTTGCAAAATCTTCGTTTGTCATATTTTTTTCACTTCTTTGGATTTTTCACTTAAAAAGATTTAAGTATTAATAAATATCTTTAACAATATATTTAAAAGTATCCCAATAATAGCTTAAAATTGAAAATTTTATATTTTTAAATTGAAATAAGTGAGATTATTCAACTGGCAAAATTGATTCAGACTTGCAATTGAACATGATGAATTCCATTAGGAATTAGCTATTTAAAAGTTAGGGCAAATAATTGCTCCAGTTTTGAAAAATTGCAGTGAAAAAAACATAATATATAAAATTAACTATTTTACAATTCCAAATTGTTTTTAACTTGTCAAATTGAGCTCATTTGTAAGAAAAATAATATATACTTTGAGAACTAATGGCATAGTGTAGAGAATCTTCCCCGTTTCTTTACAATAAATTATGTGAAAAACTATCTTAGTAGACGAGAAAATTTGAAATTGGCGAATGAGGTTAGAGGAATCTGGCCTTATTCTACAAATTAATCTCAATATATGCACAAAAATCTTAATTTCACCAAAAAAAGTATTTTATAAAAAATGTAAAACATTAGATAAGGTGAAAATTTGAATAAAAAAACAAAGATTATCCTTATTGTTGTGCTTTTATTGGGTCTAGGTGGTGCAATGCTATTTGAACAATACCAAATGGAACATGCACCATACAGAGTACTTGGAAACAACAGTCTTGGTAGCGTTGAAAAAATCATTTACGGAAATGAAAGTCTCAACAATTCCATCGCTCTGATTACAGGAATCCATCCAAGGGAAAAGCTTTCAATCGATCCCGAGATTAAAGCCGCAAAAGAATATGCTTCAGAACATGATGACGTTAAAATCATACATTATCAGGTCAATGTAACCAAAAATCCCAACAATTATGAAAAGGGAAGGGCAAACGGTGAAAGTCTAGTCCATGACTTTGTAAATCCGGATGTAACCAGATCAGATGCAGACTGCGTAATAATCAGCCATTCACATGTGGACTGGTATGGTGAAGGATTCTACCTTGCCACACCTGAAATGGACAACGCATCAGTGAAGATTGCTAAAAAAATCAACAAGACAAGTGACTTTGGATACTATCCAAGAACAGGTAACGAATCATACAAATCAACATCAGCTGTTTTGGTATCAAAACCAATAGCTCAAGCGGGTTATCCTACATTCGTATATGAAATCCCAGAAAACATAACAAAACAGGACTCAACCGACTGGGCAAAAGATCTATTCGACCTGATGGTAAAATATGCATGCTGATATTTTACCCCCATTTATTTTTCAAAAATCAAAGCCATTATAATGAAAGAAACAGTTTATTAAATTAATTTTTTACTGAGTTCAATCAATTTAATCAGGAGTTATTTTAAAATAAAAGTAGTTTTGTAAGTAACTCAACTATTTCATATAGTACAGATAGATTCGTCGAGAAATTTATGCAAAAAAAGTAAAAAAGAAGAAGATTATTTTTTAAATCTTCTCAATGGAATCAATATCAATGCTAAAAGTAAAACCAATAATGGATTACCAGTAGCCATTTTATCAATATGTGTTTTTAGATTATTCTTTTCAATCGGAACTTCCGGTTTTTTCGGTTTATCCGGAGTTTCATTCTTCTTGTTTGTATCATTCTTTGGAACGGTTTTATTTACGCCTTCAGTCGTGTTTGTTGAATTTGCAACGGTAGTATTATTATAACCCGCTTCAACAGTGTTTGAAAAATTACCTGCGCTTAAAACCTTAAATATAACTCGGAAGCTTGCAGATTCACCAATCTTGAGTGAATCTAAGGTAAATAATGGTTTACCTGCATCATAAGAATATTTCCAGTTGCCATCAACTGAATAATACCTTACATAATCAAGTCCGGAATCATACTTACTTTCACGTACAAATACATTTTCCAAATCAAAATCACCGTTGTTGGTTACGACAATTTCAAATTCAACCTTATCTCCAACTTTCACCACTTTATTTATGGTAATCTTTGATACAGTCAAGCTGCAATCACGAACATGAACAGTGTCATTGTCTGTGTCATTGGTTTCATTGTTTCCAACAAATGCCACATTTGTGAAGTTTCCTCTTTTGGTAGTTTTGAACACGATAAACAAACTCTCATATTCCCCAACAACCAAATCCCTATTCAATGTCCATGACAAATCTGAATTTTTCAACCAGAAACCTGTATAATCAATGAAATGATCATACACCAAACCTTCATAGTCCAATTCTCTGACTGTGACATTAGACAAAGTTTCCTCACCGGTATTGTGAACGACTATTTCAAAGGTAACCTGCTCACCGGCATTGACCGTCTTGTTTAATGCAACCTTATCCATGTGAATTCCCGGTTTTAAAACCTTTGTGGTATTATTACCGGTTTTATTATCAGTCTGATTGGATGTGACAACCACACAATTGGTGAATGTTCCAACACGAGTGGTGTTGAAAATCACGTGGATTCCCAACTCCTCACCAGGTGCGAAATCGTCTTTCAGTCTCCAGGACAACTCATCAGGATTGAACTGCCATATATTGAAATGGTCGACATACGAATTATATATCAAACCTTCATATTCGCTTTCATATATGGTCAGATTATGTATTGTTGCATTTCCGGTGTTTTTAACAATAATCTGGAATTCGACAAGATCTCCCAGAACCACAGTTTTATCAATAGTGATTTTTTGAACTGTGAAATTGGAATTATTGCCTTCTTCCGGAACGGTTTTATTAACAACTGTTGTATTGTTGCCGGTTTTATTGTCAGTCTTGTTTGATGTGGCAACCACATAATTGGTGAAATTACCCACCATTGTGGTATTGAAGTAAACGAAGAGGTATTCGTCGCTTCCAGGTGTTAGAACTGAATTCAATCTCCAGGCATGTTTGCCCCCAACAGGAGAGTAAACCCATAAATCCCCGGTATCGGCATGGTCATAAGTTAAACCGTAATACTCATCCTCAATCACAACAATATCCGCCAAATCAACTTCACCAGTATTTTTAACGATTATCTCAAACTTGGTCTGATTGCCTACAATAACATATGGTGTCAAAACATTCTTTTTGACAACGAAATCAGGTTTCAGGACTTTTGTAGTGTTATTGCCTGTTTTGTTGTCGGTTTCATTGCTTCCAACCACAACAACATTGGTCAGGTTGCCGTACATTGTCGTATTGTAAACCACAATAAATCCTGTTAGCTCCCCAACCGGCAAACTTCCTTTAAATGTCCACCTGTGCTTATTATTTACTATAGAATGACTCCACTCCGGTTGTTCATACCATGTCAGGTAAACAAGCCCTTCCATCGGATGCTCCTCAACAAACAATTCGTTTAAGGCAATTTCTCCAGTATTTCTGATAACTATTTCAAACTCTACTGACTCGCCCTTTTCGACAGTCTTGTTTAAAGCAATCTTTTCCACAGTGAAATTGGAATAGTAAGTAACTATTGTGTCATTGTCGACAGTAATGTTTTTATCACCTACACCTGATGTAGCATTATTCCTCAATGTTCCGTTAACCATCACCTTGAAGGTCAATATGACTGATGCGGATTTTCCCGCTTCCAGAACGGCCAATTTCCAATGGCCTGTTTTGTTGTCATATGTCCAGTTTCCGTTCTCGGACCGTCAGGTCTCATAAACAAGACCTTTGGAGTAGTCCTTATCCTCAACCCACAAGTCATAGATTGGGGATGTGCCCTTATTGGAAACCACAATGCGGTAGTCAACATCGTCACCAACAAAAGCGGTCTTATTTAAAGCCTCCTTTGTCAGGGTTTCATTAATCTCATCCCCATGGGCAAATTTGAATAGGAACAAATTCTGCTGTGAGGACGGAGTTATAATTGACGAATAATTAATATACATCAATGTACCGTTAGCCAAAACCTTACACGCATTTACTGTCGGAACCCTGAATCCTGAATCATACAACTCGATTACATGCCTGACAATCGGGTCTTCAGAGCTTCTGAAATCCCTGTCAGTGAATTCCCATACGTAATTATGGAAACCTGTACGCCTCAAGTCTTCAATATGATCAACGAATTGATAAATCAGAATCTTCAAATAATCTGAGACAGGTTCACCGGTTAATGCATTCTTGAGAAGTTCCATAGAATGGTCATATTCACCTGAGTAGGGTTTGCTGTTGTAGGCTTCACTACAAAATCCGAAGTATCCCTCAGCAGTCTGAAGCATGTGACGGATTTCATGTGATCCAATGACTGTTCCGTTTACCGCCTTTTCCTTTAGATAGAAATCCTCATCATCATAGGTATTGTTTATCAGCCAGGATTCAGTAATCACATATACTGAATTACCGTATGTTGCGTTGTTGTTGGTGAAACTGGAATTTGAAACCCGTGTCTGGAAGATGAATAATCCTCCACCAAATGTTGCCTTGTTTCCTTCAAATGTAAGGTTTTCCAATTTTGAGTGAGCCACACTTGCTCCACCACCATAATTTTGAGCAGTGTTGTTGATTAAAGCAGTGTCTCTAACTACAAATCTTGAAATGGCATCAAATCCTCCACCACCATAAACGGCAGTGTTGTTGATAAACCTGGAATTGGTCATTGTCCCCTGTGAATTATCCATATCAGTACTTTCAAAGTAATCATAACCTAAAAACGCGCCTCCTCCGGTGTATGCATGATTGTTCACGAAGGTTTCATTATATATGGTTCCTCCAACATTGTTGAAGTATAATCCGCCTCCACGTCCTAATGCGGAGTTGGATTCATAATAATTATTATATAATGTATTGTAAAATCCTAAAACTGTTACTGCACCACCGTCAGTCACATAGTTAGTATTGTTAATGAATTTATTATTTTTTAAAGTACCGTATTGACCACCCCAGTAGAGCGCTCCTCCAGTGTTTCCGGTTTGACTGTTATTGTAGAATTCACAATTGTCTACAGTTACATAATTCCCATAGATATATAATGCTCCACCACCACGATGTCCACCTGTTGTTTTTGCAGTGTTGTTTGTAAAAACACTGTTTTTGATTGTGCTTGATCCTCCGTACATGTATACGGCCCCACCTGATTCGTATGTGGCAGTGTTTCCGGTAAATGTACAGTTGTCGATTGTGGAATAAGGTGATATACAATATAATGTTGTTGCACCATAAGCCCTATTGTTAAGGAATTGTGAATTGGTCAGGGAAAAATAATAGCCGCTGGTTAAAATAAGCCCATATTGAGCATTGTTATCCTTAAAAGTACAATTATCAATATTTAAATTGTAGCCGTTAGAATTAACGACACTACCGTCATAGTAAATTGGCGCATGGGTAAATGTGATGTTTCTTAAAACAACATTACTTCCGCTGACACTGAATATCCTGGCAGAATTTGATCCATCAATAGTGTGGCCATTACCATTAATTGTCAATTGTTTATTAATAGGAATTCCGCTACTATAGGAACTGTCGCCTGAACTGTACTTGTAGTCCTTGTCCAAAGTCAGTTCACCGCTGCTGGACTGTATCAGCTGTGCCAATTCTTTGAATGTGCCTGTTTCCCCCTCTGATAAAATTTCCTCATCCTGTGTGGATTTCAAAACAATAGAGTCCTCGGGAATCTGTAAATCATCATCGCTCGTTAAATTCTCATGTGCATTTACTGCAGTAATGCAGATAATGCCTATTAACATGATTGAAAGAATAATCACGAGCCTTTTCTTTATTCCTTTCACCTCCCTTTAAATGAATGAACAACTATTACTTAATTAAAAGATAGTTAAGCATATTTATAATACACCTAATATATAAAGTTTACAATTTTATATAAAAATTTTAAAATTACGAATAAAATAGAATATTATTTCAAAAAAAATTATACAAACTAATAATTTTTAAAAAAAATAGAATATAATTTAAAAAAAATAAAAAAAATAGAAGATTTATCTAACAAATCTTCTAATCGGGATAACAATCAATGATAAAAGCAACATAATTAACGGATT encodes:
- a CDS encoding helix-turn-helix domain-containing protein, coding for MTNEDFAKKIKDIRARQDMSIEELAERSGVKLEVLQAMENGEVIPSLTPLTKMARALGVRLGTFLDDTPELGPVVTRGGKTENSLYFSGREDVTNATNLEFHSLGAGKIDRNIDPFMIDIDYEEGEKELSSHEGEEFIYVLEGEVELIYGKDTFTIGEGDTIFYDSVVPHHLHASGEKKAKILAVLYTPY
- a CDS encoding right-handed parallel beta-helix repeat-containing protein; translated protein: MLIGIICITAVNAHENLTSDDDLQIPEDSIVLKSTQDEEILSEGETGTFKELAQLIQSSSGELTLDKDYKYSSGDSSYSSGIPINKQLTINGNGHTIDGSNSARIFSVSGSNVVLRNITFTHAPIYYDGSVVNSNGYNLNIDNCTFKDNNAQYGLILTSGYYFSLTNSQFLNNRAYGATTLYCISPYSTIDNCTFTGNTATYESGGAVYMYGGSSTIKNSVFTNNTAKTTGGHRGGGALYIYGNYVTVDNCEFYNNSQTGNTGGALYWGGQYGTLKNNKFINNTNYVTDGGAVTVLGFYNTLYNNYYESNSALGRGGGLYFNNVGGTIYNETFVNNHAYTGGGAFLGYDYFESTDMDNSQGTMTNSRFINNTAVYGGGGFDAISRFVVRDTALINNTAQNYGGGASVAHSKLENLTFEGNKATFGGGLFIFQTRVSNSSFTNNNATYGNSVYVITESWLINNTYDDEDFYLKEKAVNGTVIGSHEIRHMLQTAEGYFGFCSEAYNSKPYSGEYDHSMELLKNALTGEPVSDYLKILIYQFVDHIEDLRRTGFHNYVWEFTDRDFRSSEDPIVRHVIELYDSGFRVPTVNACKVLANGTLMYINYSSIITPSSQQNLFLFKFAHGDEINETLTKEALNKTAFVGDDVDYRIVVSNKGTSPIYDLWVEDKDYSKGLVYET
- a CDS encoding AMP-binding protein, with the translated sequence MSELFTELSLGKFFESMVEKQPDHEFIVYPDRNLRFTYKEFDERVDNLAKGMLAIGIEKGDHVGIWAKNVPEWLTYMFATAKIGATIVTVNTAYQSHELEYVLKQSDMKALAMTDGFRDTSYFDIINELVPELKSCARGHLVAEKFPHLKFIFHVGQEKHRGMFNTNELLLLGMNYDDEEYQKIKDSVTQYDVINMQYTSGTEGFPKGVMLTSRNIVNDGYYIGENMYYTPEDRLLLQVPLFHCFGTVLGVMAVITHGSTMVVLEEYDPLLAISSIQKEKCTSIYGVPTMFIGMMNHPMFDMFDMSSLRTGIMAGSTCPVETMKDAIEKMNMKGITSVYGLTEAAPGFTQTNAKDSFEKKINTVGRKFPNIEVKIVDPETGEELGPGEKGEIMCRGFNVMKGYYNMPEKTAETIEPDGWLHSGDLATVDEDGYYSIVGRIKDMIIRGGENIYPREIEEFLFTHDCVQDVQVAGIPDEKYGEIVGAFIIKEEGFDDVTEADIRDFCIGSIARYKVPKYVFFVDEFPLTTSGKIQKYKLGDLGLELLEERRKNGEL